The DNA window agaggatgagatggttggatggcaacatggacttaatggacatgagtgtgagcaaactcaagagagagtgaaggacagggaagcctggtatgctgtagttcatagagtcgcaaagaatcagacaagactgaccgactgaacaacaacatcataaACAGGGAGTTTTTCCCAGTTATGGCATGCAGGCAGATTTTAATATCAGGAAGCCACAAGGCACTGAGTAAGAATcagaggggattccctggtggcaaaatggttaagaacttgcctgccaatgcaggggacacggtttcAACCCctgtgtcaaggctatatatactgtcactctgcttatttaacacatatgcagagtacttcatgcaaaatgccaggctgaagcTCAAGGTGTTATCAATCCCACATTCTGCAAGCGaactaaagcccatgcaccacaacgacCGAGCTCACATGCTCCAGCCACTGAAGCTGCGCACCTGGAACCCaaactctgcaacaagagaagccactgcaatgagaagcccatgcactgcaacgagAGAGCAGCCCCTACTCGCTGGAACTAGACAAAGCTAGCACAAAGTAATGaagatgcagtgcagccaaaaataaataatttaaaaagaaaaaaaattagataccaagTGTAATTTCAAGATGTAAGAAATACAAAAACAACCATATGCAAGTCCATCAGTTTGGTTAAAATCTTTGGAATGATTTAGATTAACTATTATCTTATTACCACTGAAGGAAATTAAATTTTGTTGAAATTAAGTTTTATAGGAAAAGGTGTAAAACTGAATTACACAGCTATTCTTATCCTAGACTTTGTTCTCAACAACCTGATGTGCTGGGGACTGGCTGTGATCCCACCCAGCTAACTGCTGAAGGACTCACTTTCTCAGCAGCAAGATGCCAGCGAACCAGCACATGCCCGGGCTGCCTGGTTTTCTGGGGAAGGTCCCCTCAAAGAGCCTTCATGGTGACTCTTCTGACCAACTACATGCAGAAGAAAGGGGGTGCAGAGGGCCTACTGCAGTCAGTAGGCAAAGGGGGCGCCCAAATTTTACCAGCAAGCAAAACAGAGGTCCCTGACCGTGTTTTCCTCAAGCAACCTACCACCCAGCAGTGACCATTGCCTTAGATCTGGTGAAGCGGCCCAAGGCCATGCCTTTCATGACTTTTACTCCAGAAAAGTCAGTGGTTACCGTATTCATAATTCATTCCTTTTGGACTCAGAGAGCATATGGAGACGTTTCCTCAGCTCACATCTGCAAGTACAAAAGACCAGGTCTCCCTCCGAGGCCCCCCAGAGGGGCCACCTGGAATGGGAGCCACCTGTCCCCAAACTCCTGGACACATTCTCGGGGGACCGTTACACAAGCGCAAACCTCAAACCACACTCAGCGCGCACACTGGCAGGCCCGTACCTTGAGTGTGAACTCGTGTGTGGGCCTCCCGATCCTGTCCTCGGCCTCCACGCTGTACTCCCGCGCCAGAGGCACCGTCGGCTGGTACAGGCGCCAGTGCTTCTCTCCCTCCAGCTGCAGGATGAACACCTACAGGGAGCACAGGACCCCAAGAGTGTCAGAGAGCCTCCTCACTGGGTGCTGGCCCTCCCAGGGCTTAAACGAATCACAACtttgatataaaaaaataaaaataaagggtcACAGATACATCTCGCTCCACACTTAAAAGCTGCCACCACtgacattcactttttaaaaacaggtgaCTGTAAATTCTGACACTGGAAGGCTGGTCATTCTTTTCACTTCCCTAAAAGCCTCACTGAGTTCTTTATATCCCACTATCTATCTCACTATTCATTCCTCTAAATCTTCCATCAGACAGTGGGAAGCCCATGATCTCTGAGGGAAAAGCCATGCTTCAGATATTACTGAGTGTCCAAAACCCTGAAGATAATCCCTGGCACATAGGAAAATGTCAAGTTATTATTCTTCATTCAaccaaagatattttaaagtgctgttagaaatattaaaggaaaaaaaaaaaaaacttttggagAATGTATTGATATCAAATTGCtctcaagaggaaaaaaagaggttTTTATTTCCTACTATCTCTGTGTTCACAGAATGTATcagtacaaaaataaaactacGACATACCTAAGCCCAAGAGTTAACTTTTTTTGGCAGCCACATGAGAGTGAAATCAACATTCGTCAAGGCGCCAGCGCTTATGCGAAACCACGACCTTCATTTAAGCTGCCCCAAGACTTCCACAAATGGAAGAAAGCATATATTTTTGGCAGCTAcagaaaaaggacaaaataaaagcAGATGTATGGAATACTTGTGACCTCACCTTATTAAActgtgaaattaaagaaaaaaaaatccaatcacaCTTCTCTGTAGAAAATTCAATCAATACATGTTTTGGAGGAATGTGCAGCTCTTTGTATTAGTAAATAAACAATCTTTCCCCTTTCCAAAGGAGCAGGAAACCAGTTCAGTGGGGTTAATTTTCTCCAACATCCTGGTGAGGGAGGTCAAGCTCTCCGGAGCCCACACAGGAAGAGTGGGCCCCGACCTGACCGACAGCTCAATTCCGACAACCCCACCTTCCTGGGCTGGCGGCCACTCCCTCCTCCCGCAGCTGGGCAGATCCCGCCTCTCACCTCGACATCATCGTAGTGGGGCGGCAGGCCCTGGGCTCCGGCCGGGGTGATGTACACATTGGAGCCAACCAAGGAGCCGAAGTAGCACTCTAGCTTTTCCTGGATCCTCCAGAGCTCATCCTTAAGAAACAACAGTGgagacagaaggagagaaaaatacaCCAGAAGTAAGGAATCTGTTCTTATTCGCGTAGCAAGTCTTTATTGCACAGCTATTAtgctctgtgctaagtcacttcagtcatgtctggctctttgtgaccctatggatgagcccgccaggctcctctgtccatgggattttccaggtacgaatactggagtgggttgccatgccctcctccagaggatcttcctcacccagagatcaaacccttctctcttacgtctcctgcacgggcaggtgggttctttaccgctagtgccacctggaagcccagatGCTGGGAATTCAGCAGTGACCAAACCGGCACCTCTACCCTCAGGGAACTTCTGTCCCGAGTATGGACAGGAGGAGGTAACAGGGAGCCACGAAGGATTTCAAGCCAGACAATGACACGACCCCATTCACATTTACAAAAGGTCTGTCTGGCTACGGGTGGAGGAGACTGGACTGTGGGAAATCAAGAGACAGCAGCAGGGAAGCAACAAATGCAGAAGTGCAGATGGGGATGATCAGAGTGAGGGAGAGGGCGACGGAGAAGAGTAAAAGTCAGGATGTGCTTGGCAGGCACCCCTGCCAGCACGCCTTGAGTGGGGAGGATAAGCGACAAATACCCTGGGGGTTTTGACTAAGGCGGTTAGCTAGTTCCCAGCACCACTCAAGTGGGAAAGATCTGCTACAGAATGAGTTTtcgggggaaaaaagaaaagctgtacATTAGAAATGTTACGTATGAGCTGCTAAGACCCCCGTGTGCCGGCTGGCTAAGTCTGAAGTTCAGGCAAGATGAAGGGCAAGGGTCTGGGAACTGCCTGACAAAAGGGTCCTTAAAGCAAAGGGAGCAGAAATAACAAACTGGGAAGAGGGTACAGGCAGCGAGCGGGGGACGGGGGTCGAGGAACACTCccctctctcactcactcactggctCTTCAGGACCTTCCTCGGACTGAGGGACCTAGAGAGGAGCCACGTACTCCTGCGAGAGAAGGAAACCTGATTGTCCCAAGGCAGGTGAGGGGAAGAGAGGCAGAATTGGGCCACATGGGTATCGGcactttctgtgtgccaggcttcACCTACTTTAGTTACACAGCCCTCCCGGCAACCCTCTCACAGGGTGGGTACCATCACCCTGTGGGTGCCCCACACCGACAAGGAAGGAGGCCTGTCAATGATGGATCCAGGATTCACATTCATGCAGCCCCATAACCATGCCTCTACCGTAAAGAAAAATCACCTGCAAAGAACACTGCAGAAGCCCAACTTTTAAGCATCCATACacgcagtgcctggcacacagaagatATTGAAAGGATTTGCTGAGTAAACGATGATCATGGCTTAGAAGTCAATCTTACCcactggaatgaaaaaaaaaaaaacaaaaaaaactacagaatttAAAATACCAAGTGGGAAAGAATTGGGTCAGCATTAAACAAGCTTTGGGAGACATTTCCATATAAGCCATTGAGCTACTCTACATACAGAGCTCAAGGTTTCTATTTAACACAAGAATAATAATTCAATGGCACCTGAATAGCTCCAAAGAGTTCGCAGATCTCCCAAGCAATCTAATGTACACCTGGGAGCAGCCAGCAGGATGTGTAATTACATTTGTACAGtaactgtctgtctctctgtgtctatCGCTGATGGCCTGAGGACCATATGGGTGATCTTATGGCTCCCACTGAAGTTTCTGGGTCTATAATTAAGAAGCACATGTCTCCTTCTTCTTAAAGGTTACAGAAAACCCTATCATTTGCGCaagtttttcatttcacttttagaTTCTCAATCTGCCAAGTGTGGCCCACTAGGAAGAGATCTGGAGTCAAACCGTCTGAGTTCAGGTTGTAGCTACAAGCTAGACTTCAACTTCTTCATCCGTGAAAGGAGGACTCCCACTCTAAGACTCTGAGAAACAGCATAAAACTAGCTCAAATCCACTTCAATTGCACAACAGTGTACAAGTGTCACAGCTCCACAGCACTGACTTAGGCACAAACAAGGCTCCTGAAACCTGTCTCCTTGGACTCCTGTCCCCCAGCTGTGTCTGGAGCTGCCAAGGAGGACCCCAGAACAATGGAAAAGCGAAGGGGGCGGAGGCGGGTGGGGAGGCCCTCTCCTCTGTACTGACCTTCCTGCAGAATCAGCTGAATACAATGGCCAAGACCAGAAGCCCACAGTAACACCTAAAGAAAGGTGAAAACAAACATGCCCAAAGCCCAGCTACATTTCAGGGAGGATCTTTAGATACATGgttcagaaaatgttttaattctgaAGTTAGAAGCCCTTCCCTCGTAGCTATGTAAGTCACAAATGTGAACTCATTTCTTTCATGTAAAGTGGAGGCCACAGTGATCGCCTCAGTTATTTCAAATGTGTGTTGGAAGATTCAAAAGTGAACATGTGTCAATATGTGGTTAACTCATCTGGACTCCTGATACACAGATTACCCAAAGCGGGTGGGGAACAGCCTACCACTCCCTGGTTACCTCCTCACTCATTTCCAGACGAACTAGGCTAATAAGCTGTGCCCATTCTGTGATGTGACCAAGAAAGTGCTGACTCCAAGTCCTTCAACCCAGACAATGAGGAACTGCCTCTAGACTTCTCGATCCTGGTATCAGTATGCCCATTAGTAAATACACACAACACTAAATCTGCTCACAATACAATACTCAGAACCCAGCTTCCTGTGTAGAGAGTGAACTCCAGAagcttataggtttctcaagttCTGGTGGTGGAaggtcagagggaaaaaaaaaaaaccccacaaacggggcttccctggtggctcagtggtgaagaatctgcctgccaatgcaggagacgtgggttccatccctgatccaggaaggttccacgtgctgcagagcaactatgcttgtgcaccacaactactgagcctgtgctctgggcctggaaccacaactcctgaagcccatgtgccctagaaccCAAGCTCtgcaaaagaagccaccgcaaggagaagcccttgcactgcaacaaagagaagCCGCCattcactgcagctagagaaaagcccgcagaGCCACAAAGAACCAgagggccaaaaataaataattaaaagaacaaaaacaaacccacaaaTAACCAGGATGCCTCCTAGCCTAGCCTGGGGGCTGAGCCGAAACTGGGAAAGCTCATCCTTCCTGCTTTAATGAATGTGACTTAAAGAGCTGAGTCAACAGGGCAAAGGAAACAGTCCTGGCCACTTGAAACTGGGGAAGAGAAGTGTGCCGCACTTAAGCAGAAATGATAGCCGCAGAGGACACCACATACGTGCCAAACAATAATTTTCTGCTAGTCTGTGAACAAATTACATGTAATCAGCATCACTGATCTTTTCTattcatagttcttcagtgtctaaaaactacttttttttttttaagtgctactTCTAGCCAAGCAAAGAGTCAAGGACTAGCTCAGAGGGAAGTACCACAATGTACAGATTTTCTGAATGCAAATCATGACTTGGTCTGCAAGTGATTTATAAATTCCTTTCAGGTAGGATGCCCAAAAGGGTGGCACCCCAGGGATATTTCAACTGCTCATGATTGCCCAAGATGAACTATCTGGAATGAGGACCTGTACTGTAAAGTCTAAGAGTACTTGGACTTTATCCAGAATACAAATAGTACAAAATCCTACAGATAAGGGAAGGGCATTCACAGATGAGGGAGGCCGAATGGATCTAATAAGGCAACTCAAGATCTATAATGACAAGCATTACTAGAACTCTGATGACAGAGCCCTAGGCGCCACCTCGCAGCCAGCAGCCATCCTCAGTGTGGAACCTGACACACTGCTCTCCTCCTCCTCGAAGCTGGCATTCTGACTCAGCCAAGGGTCACAGAGGGGGATTTCTGGACAGGGATAAGACTTTTTTTCTAAAACTCAGAAAGAGCCTTCAGTTGTTGGACACCTGTCCTGTAAACATCTCAAATATCTAagagatgctttcaaattatggtgctggagaagactgttgagagtcccttggactgcaaggagatcaacccagtcaatcctaaagtaaatcaaccctgaatatccactggaaggactgatgctgaagctgaagctccaatacgttgggccacctgatgtgaagagctgactcattagaaaagagcctgatgctgggaaagactgaaggcaggaggagagggggtaacagaagatgagaaggttggatggcatcactgactcaacagacatgagtttgagcaaactccaggagatagtgaaggacaggcaagcctggagtgctgcagtccatggggtcgcaaagagtcagacacgacttagcgactgaacaacaactaagaGAGCAGATTAGCTCATCCTAAATCTACGTTTTATAAACGCAGAAACTGGGCACAGAAGCAGCAGATTATTTCTCAAATGTCAATCACTGATgtagaataaataaaagattagTCAGTTGTGAAATCCAAGCTACCCTCCACCTACGACTGCCTCCACCCACCCCAGCAGTTCCAGAACCTACTCTCAGAGCCAGCCTGGTGGGTTGTCAACAAGGGTGAAGTCTCTTCCATAAATGTGCATCTAGTACACGGTCTGGTCACTGCTCGGAAGCCTCTGCTAAGGAGATGTGGGCAGCAGAGGGAGGCAACTTCAAGAATAAAATGATCACTTTGATGCCATCATGCTTTACATTACAGTGAAGAAACAATTCAGAGAGAAATGTCCACCATGGATCAAAACAAAAACCAGCCCACAGAAATACTCCTGGATATGTAATGTCACTTTAACAAACTTTATAAACCTGCAATGTAATTTACTTTTTGCAGCTCAATGACACCGAACCATGTCCACTCTGTTGCAGATTCTAACAGTTCAAACAAAagggaacattaaaaaaaaaaaaaaaaatcactgaagttGGAATGCATTTGAAGACCAAACAGGTGTTGGCCCTTCTGAAACTGGCAGGAGACTAATCATCACCAAAACGGATTTATCCCTGAGCTGATCCGTGGCCAAATGTTAGTACTTTAATACACAGGAAAATTCTGCCCAAGAGAGCCTGTTACCTTAAATCTCTGAGGTTGGTGAAACTGAATTGTGGCCCTTTTCTGATCAAAATCTTGTCTCAGCTGAAGAAAGTGCACTCTGCCATCTTTATTTAAAACCTTCTTCTTCCCGTGGACACAGCGGCAGACGTTCACGTCTCTCCCATAGTATATACCCCAGCTGCACAGACTCTTCAGGTCAGAGAGCCTAAACAGGGACTGGTAGTACGTGGCCAACGCAGGGTCATCTCTCTGGATGAGGAGGGGTTTCTGCTCCCAGAATTCCTTGAAAAACGTCTCTGTCTTGATGGGCGAGATGAAACTTTCAAAGAGGCCACTGGGGCTGTCGAAGTTCAAAGGGGAAGAAGGTCCACAGGCTGCCTCCACCTTCACCTGCTTAGGAACAGGCCCTTGCTCCTTCCCATCCCCTGCAGGCCTTGCTTTCTTTGGCATCGCTGTCTTCAAGACAAGGCAGTGAGGACATGCAAACCTGCCAGAAGAACAAGACCCATGAGTTTAGGTTTCCCGGGGCCAGTGTCAGAGGACCACATACACGCGACCTGCGCGACTACCAGGCCCTTCGTGTGCACTCTTCCTAAGTCAAGGCCATTTCCTCCAGGGTTAACACACAACCTGAAGCCAACACCATGTCTTCCAGGGTGTGATTCCACCTCAGACACCATGCAGAGCACATAGTCACAGAAAGGGAAGCCTGTTTCCTTGTACACAAGCGCTAAGTCATGGAATTCATTATTTATTAGAGGTATAATTATCCCAAGTTAAATGATTCAACTATCTCAGCAGTTTCTAGTCACGGTTTTAGCCTGTGGCCATTGACACAGCAAAgtcaaaatcttaaaatttggcTTTAATCAGCAGCAGGTCCCAAATCTAATTAGATGCAACTGCGTAATAAACACTTGGCTCAATCCAGAGCCACCCACAGCCAGCTGCTCCCTGCCACAGCCCCACCCCGGCTGCTTCCTGGGGGCCCCCCGGGCCAGTGGTGCCACCTGGTGGCTAGACCAGACCCTGTCCGCTCCCGAGGCTGCCTCACGCACCTGGACTGCCTCCCTCCAAACCTCAGCTTATTCCTGAAAACTGCCACTTTATCAGAaacattccattaaaaaataaaacaaacaattaGACACTGAAAGTGAAGGCTAAGACAGTCATATCCCAAggcttttaaaaagctataaCTTTTTAACTAAAATAGCGAAAGGCATACTAAAATGGCAACATCATTAATATCTAATGCAGCCCTCCACCCTCCAGCTTCCAGGTGCGCACAAGCCCACAGGTAACGATGCTGCTGCTGGGTCACAGACCACACTTGAGTAGCAAGAGGATCGACCTTCCTAGTATTGCCAAAGGTCTTTCAGAACTTCGAGACCAAGCCATAACTGCTGTCACATTTACATGCAGGGGCCCTTCATCTGGATTTCAGAATAATACTTCAATTACAGGAGTTCCctgaaacagcaaaattctattttaaagtacatttatttCTAGGGGAGAGGGTCCACTGCTGTTACCAGATTCTTAAAGAAGCCCCCATCCCCAAAAAAGATTAAGAAGCACTgtgcttgtaaaaaaaaaaaagtttttcccaAAGACtggtaatttatttataaatgttatgCTTTCCTATGTTGTTGGGCTATCAAGAATGTTCTGCTCTTCTGTCATGATAACTAAGCCATACTTCAGCTACACTGTGCACTGAGAAGAATTAATGGTCTGGTCTGGGAAGTACATACCCGAACAACATGTTACACATTGCAACAATAACCTACAAATTTATAATTGATAAATTCAGAATAaatctagaaaataaacttaGAATTAATCCCTTTGTCTAGTGTATGAGCCCATTAGTCACTTAGCAGCCGTCCTGCTGATCAGATCGACTGTTTCAATATCATGCTTGTGCTCACATGACCCTCATTTTACTTGATAATGGCCCCAAAGTGCACAAGTAATGATGCTGGCAATTCGGATATTCTCTTACCGTGTctaattcatatattaaaatttattatagcTATCTGTGAATAGGGGAAATGCACAGTTCATGCAGACTTCATTGCCATCCATGGTTTCAGGCATCTTCTGGGGACCTTAAAACATTATCAGCCATGGATAAGGAGGCACTACTATGTAAAACTCACTAGTGGCCTCATTTTAGCTTCTAAATTTTATGCCCACAAACAGTTCCTTCAAAAGATCAAGTGGTTTTGATAGGAAACACAGGACCAAGTGTTTACAATACAAATTGATACTAAAAGCTTGCATGGAAGAGTAAGGGGTTAAGCTTTTTTACCTGGCGGTGGGCTTCAGATATATCACTGAGAAGATACATTTGCTGAAAATGTTTCCTATTCCTTTTAAGTTAAACAGACCAGTTTGCTTTCTCAATTGAAGAATCAAAGCTTTGATAAGACAAAGTACTGCTACTACTTGGAGCCCAGAAGTGAGGTAGAAATACAAGGACAAACGAAAGCAGACTCAGTGAAGAGCACCGCTTGTGCAAAAAAGAGTTAACCTTCTATcccttgaggacttccctggtggctcagtggtaaagaatacacctgcagtgtgggagacccaggtccaatccctgggttgggaagattcctggaggaggaaatggcaacccactccagtattcttgcttagaaaattccgtggacagaggaacctagcaggctgcagtccatggggttccaaagagtcggacatgacggagcatgCACGTTTGCACAATCCCTTGAAAGTCAGTATGTGCAGATGTCTGGGCTGGGAACTTAGATTTCAGAAGTGTTCCTAACACCACTAAGTGAAAAGAGGGACTCACTGTGACTTCGCTCTTTGGACAAACAATGTGATTATATGCAGTTATATGCCAGGCAGAGGTATCTACGTGATGAGCCCCCAGTAAAAGCCCTGGACACTGAACGTcgaatgagcttccctggttggcAGCACTTCACAGGTGCTGTGACAACCAGCTGCCGCATCAGGGAAGTGCTTGGTCTCCATCTGCTGTAAAAAATTAGCTGTGAGTCCTAGCAAACCACTGGCCCAGGGGATGGTTCAGGGACCCCTGACATACTGCTCACATTTAACTGTTAAAAACTGTTAGGCTGCCTCAGAAGGTCTGCGTCATTAAAGGTACTCAGTAATGAAAAAGCAATTTCATATTCAGCCACACATTTCTTATCCCTCACAACTGGTCACTTTAAACTTTACTTAAGGAATGCAAGCAGCAGGAAGATGTAAACAaaaggtttgtgtttttttaagcaCAATATATGAACACAGTGTAAGCATATTCACTAAAAAGTGTGGTGAAACAAAGTGTGCAGAATACTTCAGCCAAAAAATAAGATCACTTGAAGCATTTTTCCCGTCCACAATCAGTAACAAATAAATCCCAACAGTGCATAACAAATGCTTTTGTCAGAATATGAATTTCACTACTTTTACTGCCAAAACTTACATCATTTATTGTTTCTCTGTGTTCATATTGAAATGATTTGAGGCTCAGTTAATTGGAACCTAGCTTAGAGGTTACTAGGCAAACTTACTATTTCTGATTCTCACATTACCCATATTGTAAGACAACCATTCTTTGTAACAGCTTGTGGGAGGTCGAGAGGAGAACAGATGACATACTCCACCAcattaaacacacaaaaatagtAAGCTCTATCAcaatttcagaaacaaaaagttaaaaagaaaaaaatgctgtgtGTCTTGAAAGAAATATAGGAACTAAACAAGAGAATACTTTGGAAGAATACAGCCAACACAAGTCTGCCTCTAAACCTCACAGACCACCCAATCAGAAGttaagagtaaatatttttatagagctacaagagaaaaaaaagccaGCTTTTAAAAAGCATCTGTTTCCAATTTGAGTTGACTATAGCATTAAagaagctttccaggtggcgctagtggtaaagaacccacctgccaaagcaagaaacctgcaagagatgcaggttcgatccctgggttgtgaagatcccttgggggGGGgtaatgacaacctactccagtattcttgccaggagaatcccgtggacagaggagcccagtgggctacactccatggggacgcaaagggttggacacaactgaagcgagttagcagcagcatagcattaaagtgtaaaaatattaaatcaaaagaaaagattCAAGGTTCCTATTTTACTAACTGCCCACAGATGAAACACAGCCATTAATCTAAACAATTTGAAGGATTAAACTCCACAAGAAAATCAATATTGATACCCATTCTACAGccagaaaacacaaacaaaatcttaatatttttaagtgcCCTAACGTTCTTTTCTATGGTAATAGTCACTGACCAGAAGTCTTAAGGCAGGACACCTATCTGCACATTCCCAGAGCTAGTACAGAGCAGGACACATAGGAGGGTCCTCAAACACTTGCTgagtgcatttctttttcaccttTTGGATGCaattttggagggaaaaaaatctcaaaagccTTACATAAAACAGAGTTGGGGGAAAACAGATGGTTTGTTCAGTGGGGTTATTCTTATGATGGCAGCCCAAGCTTGGGTGGTCCAGTCTTTTCAGACCTGAAAGGCACCTTAGCCACCAACAACCAGAAGGAGGTGTGTCTTTTAATCTCCAGAGCTGTGTTTCACCAGGAAAGCTCATTAGTAAGCAAATTTATGGGCCCCTTATCAAGCCTATTTAGCATTTCTGGGAGCCAAGGCCCAGAAACCTGCAGTAACTCAGTCaaaacaaaagttttttaaaaaaaagttatctgcagtaattttagatCCACTAACATAGAAGAAGATCTAGGCAAACTCAAGCTTGGTTAATTATACTCAAATAAGCTGACAGAAATGATACATCATCACCTGTAACATGGTTGCCtgctgtgcgacctcatagatggcagcccaccaggctcccccgtccctgggattctacaggcaagaacactggagtgggttgccatttccttctccaatgtatgaaagtgaagttactcagtcgtgtctgactcttagcggccccatggactgcagcccaccaggctcctccgtccatgggattttccaggcaagagtactggagtgggatgccattgccttctccaacaaggtTGCCTCAGTCagtgagttcagtcgctcaatcgtgtctgactctttgcgaccccatgaattgcagtatgccaggcctccctgtccatcaccaactcccggagttcactcaaactcacatccatagagtcagtgatgccatccaaccatctcatcctctgtcatccccttttcttcctgcccccaatccctcccagcatcagagtcttttccaatgagtcaactcttcgcatgaggtggccaaagtactggagtttcagctttagcatcattccttccaaagaaatcccagggctgatctccttcagaatggactggttggatctccttgcagtccaagggactctcaagagtcttctccaacaccacaattcttcagcactcagctttcttcacagtccaactctcacatccatacatgaccactggaaaaaccatagccttgactagacggacctttgttagcaaagtaacatctctgcttttcaatatgctatctacgttggtcaaaactttccttccaaggagtgagcatcttttaatttcacggctgcactcaccatcttcagtgattttggagcccaaaaaaaaaaaagtctgacattgtttccccatctatttcccatgaagtgatgggactagatgccatgatctaagttttctgaatgttgagctttaagccaaccttttcactctcctctttcactttcatcaagaggctgttt is part of the Bos indicus x Bos taurus breed Angus x Brahman F1 hybrid chromosome 1, Bos_hybrid_MaternalHap_v2.0, whole genome shotgun sequence genome and encodes:
- the RIOX2 gene encoding ribosomal oxygenase 2 isoform X5; translation: MFACPHCLVLKTAMPKKARPAGDGKEQGPVPKQVKVEAACGPSSPLNFDSPSGLFESFISPIKTETFFKEFWEQKPLLIQRDDPALATYYQSLFRLSDLKSLCSWGIYYGRDVNVCRCVHGKKKVLNKDGRVHFLQLRQDFDQKRATIQFHQPQRFKDELWRIQEKLECYFGSLVGSNVYITPAGAQGLPPHYDDVEVFILQLEGEKHWRLYQPTVPLAREYSVEAEDRIGRPTHEFTLKPGDLLYFPRGTIHQADTPEGLAHSTHVTISTYQSSSWGDFLLDTISGLVFDTAKADVALRAGIPRQLLLAESIAVATRLSGFLRMLADRLEGTKELPSADMKKDFAMNRLPPYYMGDRAKLVAPGGQLPGLDSTVRLQFRDHVVLTVGPYQDPSDETRGEMVYVYHSLRNRRDTHMMGNETESYGLRFPLSYMDALKQIWNSSAISVKDLKLTTDEEKQNLVLSLWTECLIQVV
- the RIOX2 gene encoding ribosomal oxygenase 2 isoform X4 yields the protein MFACPHCLVLKTAMPKKARPAGDGKEQGPVPKQVKVEAACGPSSPLNFDSPSGLFESFISPIKTETFFKEFWEQKPLLIQRDDPALATYYQSLFRLSDLKSLCSWGIYYGRDVNVCRCVHGKKKVLNKDGRVHFLQLRQDFDQKRATIQFHQPQRFKDELWRIQEKLECYFGSLVGSNVYITPAGAQGLPPHYDDVEVFILQLEGEKHWRLYQPTVPLAREYSVEAEDRIGRPTHEFTLKPGDLLYFPRGTIHQADTPEGLAHSTHVTISTYQSSSWGDFLLDTISGLVFDTAKADVALRAGIPRQLLLQAESIAVATRLSGFLRMLADRLEGTKELPSADMKKDFAMNRLPPYYMGDRAKLVAPGGQLPGLDSTVRLQFRDHVVLTVGPYQDPSDETRGEMVYVYHSLRNRRDTHMMGNETESYGLRFPLSYMDALKQIWNSSAISVKDLKLTTDEEKQNLVLSLWTECLIQVV
- the RIOX2 gene encoding ribosomal oxygenase 2 isoform X6 — protein: MFACPHCLVLKTAMPKKARPAGDGKEQGPVPKQVKVEAACGPSSPLNFDSPSGLFESFISPIKTETFFKEFWEQKPLLIQRDDPALATYYQSLFRLSDLKSLCSWGIYYGRDVNVCRCVHGKKKVLNKDGRVHFLQLRQDFDQKRATIQFHQPQRFKDELWRIQEKLECYFGSLVGSNVYITPAGAQGLPPHYDDVEVFILQLEGEKHWRLYQPTVPLAREYSVEAEDRIGRPTHEFTLKPGDLLYFPRGTIHQADTPEGLAHSTHVTISTYQSSSWGDFLLDTISGLVFDTAKADVALRAGIPRQLLLQAESIAVATRLSGFLRMLADRLEGTKELPSADMKKDFAMNRLPPYYMGDRAKLVAPGGQLPGLDSTVRLQFRDHVVLTVGPYQDPSDETRGEMVYVYHSLRNRRDTHMMGNETESYGLRFPLSYMDALKQIWNSSAISVKDLKLTTDEEKQNLEEVEVWNSK